From the genome of Lotus japonicus ecotype B-129 chromosome 6, LjGifu_v1.2, one region includes:
- the LOC130722061 gene encoding pathogenesis-related protein 10-like, whose protein sequence is MGVVSDEFSTPAAVAPARLFKAMSTDFHNVFPKIVEPIQSVEFIEGTGAAGTIKKMTVLDGGESKYMLHRVDEVDEKELVYNFSIIGGTGLADPLEKVQFKSKFVEGPNGGCIREVQAQYFTKGDTTLSEETVKASQAKVNGIVKIAEGFLLANPDYN, encoded by the exons ATGGGTGTTGTTAGTGATGAATTTTCCACCCCTGCTGCTGTGGCTCCTGCTAGGCTTTTCAAAGCCATGTCAACTGATTTCCACAACGTCTTCCCTAAGATTGTTGAACCCATCCAGAGTGTTGAATTCATCGAAGGAACCGGGGCTGCTGGAACCATCAAGAAGATGACCGTGCTTGATG GTGGTGAAAGCAAGTATATGCTGCACAGAGTTGATGAAGTTGATGAGAAAGAGCTTGTGTACAACTTCAGCATAATTGGGGGCACTGGGTTGGCTGACCCATTGGAGAAGGTCCAATTTAAGAGCAAATTTGTGGAAGGCCCAAATGGGGGATGCATTAGGGAGGTCCAAGCTCAATACTTCACCAAAGGTGATACCACCCTCAGTGAGGAGACTGTGAAAGCTTCTCAAGCCAAGGTGAATGGGATTGTAAAGATTGCTGAAGGTTTCCTTTTGGCAAATCCTGATTATAATTGA
- the LOC130725621 gene encoding uncharacterized protein LOC130725621: MDSETPYTSLAPPVFDGDNYHIWAARMEAHLEANDLWEAVEEDYEVLPLPANPTMAQIKNHKERKTRKSKARATLFAAVSQDIFTRIMTIKSAFEVWNFLKDEYEGDEQIKGMQVLNLVREFEMQKMKESETIKEYANKLLSIANKVRLLGVEFSDSRIVQKILVTVPEKFEASLTSLENTKDLSKITLAELVSAMQAQEQNEG, translated from the coding sequence ATGGATTCTGAAACTCCCTACACATCACTAGCACCACCTGTGTTTGATGGTGATAATTATCATATATGGGCAGCAAGAATGGAGGCACACCTAGAGGCAAATGATCTCTGGGAAGCTGTTGAGGAGGACTACGAAGTTCTTCCATTACCCGCCAATCCAACTATGGCTCAGATCAAAAATCACAAGGAGAGGAAAACAAGGAAGTCAAAGGCCAGAGCTACCTTATTTGCTGCAGTCTCACAAGACATTTTCACCAGAATCATGACAATCAAATCAGCATTTGAAGTCTGGAATTTCCTCAAAGATGAATATGAAGGAGATGAACAGATCAAGGGAATGCAAGTATTGAATCTGGTTAGAGAATTTGAGATGCAAAAAATGAAGGAGTCTGAAACAATTAAAGAGTATGCTAACAAGCTTCTTAGCATTGCAAACAAGGTGAGATTGCTAGGTGTTGAATTTTCTGATTCAAGAATTGTTCAGAAAATACTGGTGACAGTCCCAGAAAAATTTGAAGCCTCTCTGACTTCACTGGAAAATACTAAGGATCTGTCAAAGATCACCTTGGCAGAACTTGTAAGTGCAATGCAAGCCCAAGAGCAAAATGAGGGATGA
- the LOC130726508 gene encoding class-10 pathogenesis-related protein 1-like, whose translation MGVFTFQDETTSTVAPARLYKALTIDGDSIIPKVIPGFKSVETVEGDGGVGTIKKLTFVEGAETKNLLHKIESIDEANFGYHYSIVGGSELPDTVEKISFEAKLVAGSDGGSIAKLTVNYHTKGDASPSEEEIKAGKAKGDGLFKAIEGYVLANPDYN comes from the exons ATGGGTGTTTTCACTTTCCAGGATGAGACTACCTCCACTGTAGCTCCAGCTAGGCTTTACAAAGCTCTCACCATTGATGGTGATTCCATCATCCCAAAGGTTATTCCAGGCTTCAAGAGTGTTGAAACtgttgaaggagatggtggtgtTGGAACCATCAAGAAGCTCACATTCGTTGAAG GTGCGGAAACCAAGAACCTGTTGCACAAAATTGAATCAATTGATGAGGCCAATTTTGGATACCACTACAGCATTGTTGGAGGTTCTGAGCTACCAGACACAGTAGAGAAGATCTCATTCGAGGCCAAGTTGGTTGCAGGGTCTGATGGAGGTTCCATTGCAAAGCTCACAGTGAACTACCACACCAAAGGTGATGCTAGTCCCTCTGAAGAGGAGATCAAGGCTGGCAAGGCCAAGGGTGATGGTCTTTTCAAGGCGATCGAGGGTTACGTTTTGGCCAACCCTGACTACAACTAA
- the LOC130724121 gene encoding uncharacterized protein LOC130724121: MATLIISRVLPKTRNLTSSFSALSFLRQLSAPALPPLRSLSTSSLDDRLPDFIPSSLDRRSIASLLRDAVIATASYDKKNDALTGVNSSYFINLLRHGVVSSSRDDKIMILRFLDSLIDSRDDDHMFSEIVADIFFNDHSWRHVPPGPEIIFLEDDSSFLTKRPPEGTDVPPGCDFEHWLVLVDHPRGDPSRDEIIDSYIKILAQVVGSEEEARMKIYSVSTRYVFSFGALVSEELADKIRELPRVLNVIADDYVNVEEKDYGGEPFINGQAVPYDPKYHEVCVGKSDGAPHPILVYR; the protein is encoded by the exons ATGGCTACTCTGATCATCTCACGGGTCCTCCCCAAAACCCGAAATCTAACTTCCTCCTTCTCCGCGCTCTCTTTCCTCCGCCAACTCTCCGCTCCAGCCCTCCCCCCTCTCCGCTCCCTGTCCACCTCCTCCCTCGACGACCGTCTCCCCGATTTCATCCCCTCCTCCCTCGACCGCCGCAGCATTGCCAGCCTTCTCCGCGATGCCGTCATCGCCACCGCCTCCTATGACAAGAAGAACGATGCCTTAACCGGCGTCAATAGCAGCTACTTCATCAACCTTCTCCGCCATGGCGTCGTCTCCTCCTCCCGCGACGACAAGATCATGATCCTCCGTTTCCTCGATTCCCTCATCGACTCCCGCGACGACGATCACATGTTCAGCGAGATTGTCGCTGATATCTTCTTCAACGACCACAGCTGGAGACACGTTCCCCCGGGTCCTGAAATCATCTTCCTCGAAGACGACTCCAGCTTCTTGACCAAACGTCCCCCCGAAGGAACCGATGTTCCCCCTGGTTGCGACTTCGAGCACTGGTTAGTCCTGGTGGATCACCCCCGAGGCGACCCCTCCAGGGACGAAATCATCGATAGCTATATCAAAATTTTGGCACAGGTTGTTGGAAGTGAAGAAGAAGCTCGGATGAAAATATATTCGGTTTCAACTAGATACGTCTTTTCATTCGGGGCGCTTGTATCTGAAGAACTCGCAGACAAGATACGAG AACTGCCTCGAGTTTTGAATGTAATTGCTGATGATTATGTGAATGTTGAAGAAAAGGATTATGGAG GTGAGCCTTTTATAAATGGGCAAGCGGTTCCCTATGATCCCAAGTACCATGAAGTATGTGTTGGAAAGAGTGATGGTGCTCCACATCCAATTCTCGTATATCGTTGA